In Pseudomonas glycinae, the DNA window GCTTTGAATACCCCACATGAGAGGCGCGCGTCACGCTTGGATCCTTGTCATCCCACTGGATCATTCCATCGGCCTCCATCGTCGCGGAATGGAAACCCACCACCTGCTGCTGTACGTTCGCACCGGCCAAAGCGTACAGCCAGGTGAAGATGTCTGAATTACCATCCCCGGCTATCAGCGTGCGTTCAAAGAGGTAGTTACCTGGCACCTGAAACTGCGGAATATCCGCAGTACGAACCTCCGCCGATACGTTGAAACCCGTTTCAGATCCATCGGTGACATAGTCATGGCTCTCTTGCCCCATATGTCGTGTGATTCCGACATACAGCTTTTCCATGCGTGACGCGTTTCCATCGGTCTTGCCTGCCGAAACATAAAACTTCCGCGAGTAGACCGATGACGGGTCAACAGGCACAGAAATACTCCTGGAGCCCGGATAATCGATATATCTATTGCGTTGATGGCTGAAGAACCACGATGAATTCAGCTCTTCACCCTCACGCAGAGGGGAGAACCGGCCCTGAGCGTCACGAACCAGAAGCCGGATGCTTGCCAACTCTTCAGGACTTATGGTTTGAGACGTCAATGGCTCAACGAGCACCATCACCTCCAACTGCTGACGCCCATTGGGATACACCAGGTTGGTGTTTGAACTGACGAAAACCGTCAAACTCACCAGCCAACTTGAAAGGGGTGGTTTGGGGGCGGAAGTATGCATACAGACTCCTTTTGATGACGTCTGATGAGAATCAGGTTCGATGGGTAGTCACGCACGCCAATCAGTCGTCAACTGGTAAACCCAAGGATTACGCTGGGGGCGATCCGATATTAATTCGACCGTGAACCTGAGAGGGTTCCCATAGACATCCATTGCGCTGTCGTAATGACTGATTTGCCGCTCTGGAAAAAAATCGATAATCCGGGCATACATCGCCACTGCCACCGCAATCGCGCCTGACCGAGGCTGGCGTATCGTCGCCAACGCCTGATTCAACGACTGACCCAGCTGATCCGTAGCAGGTATGTTTTTTTTCGCTACAGCACTTCCGGGATCGCCAAAGGCCGTTGCTTTGTTTTCATGCAACGATGAATCGGCGGTAGTTGAACCGGGGAGAATCGCAATGGGTATCGTCGAACCCGGATAGCGCAAAGTCATATAAGTATTCTGAACTTTGGCAGTAAACCCGTTAATCAACCCACTGAATACCTCTGTGGGATCGCTTACTAACAATCCTCCGTTAGCAACGGTATATCGCAGGGGCTGGACTGACTTCAAGCGAAAACTGCTGTTAAACCGCCCACCTTCCCCCGCTCCACCGTAAGGGACGTCTCGCTGATTACTGACATATTCGACACCCGACAACTTAACTTTCGCCGCAAACTGAATTACCGTGCCATCCGGGACATCGTCATAACTTACATATCGACGAAACTGCTGATAGCTTTGCGGCGAACTGACAGCTTCAGCTTCAGCTTCAATTCCATTATCAAACCCAGCAATATGGGGAATCATATTTTCAGGAAAAGGCAATACACCAGCAGGCGATGGATCGGCGTTACTCCTCCAACCAGCCTCTGATGACGTGTATTCAACTACATTTACGTTCAGATCATCTGCAATAGTGACCACTTCACCATTCGCGTTACGAGCCTGTAACGTAATCAATACTGCGCACTTTTGTACACCATTGGAAAAAACTCGAGCCTGCGCATTCTGTTGCCCCTGCGACGACTCAAGTTCTATTAGCAAGTAACTTAACCTGTCCGCCCCATTGACCTCTGAGGGTTCGGGTAAACTTTCCATGGCCAACACCTCTCGAACCGATATGTGCTCATTCACCTGAAAATTCAAGAGTGACTACATCATTCTGAGTAATCGCTCGCTCCCCTTCGCCTATTTGATCCTGCACCAACCTGAAATCGCACTTTCCTTCCGGCGGTTTATCTATCAGACGGATTTCCCAAGTGCCTCTGTCAGACACCATGCCACGGCCATAGACGGTTTGTCCGTCCTCAGACACCAAACGGATTTCGCTGTTTCTTATTCCACCAGTGCCTTTGACCCCTTCATGAAGGCTGATCCGAGTACCTGCAACCGGTGATTCGATTCTCGCGGGACGGTGCATCCAGACTCTGTGGGTGGGGCTGCGCCCGGCCTCACTGCTCTTCCAGATAATAATGTCAAATTTCACAAATTGATTGTCCGGAAAATCTTTCGTTATTCGAACATCCCACCAGCCATGGCCCGGTATCTCCATCTTCGTGCTGATAGAGTCTCCCTTGCCAGGAGTAGTGGCTCTAACATCGTAACGCGCATGCCCATCTCCGCTAACAACAAATTTCTGAAGAACCGCTTCATCTGTTTTCGGCCAAAAAATTCTCGGCGGCGTTGCCTGTGGATTATTTTTTTTCATAGGAAAATCCCTCTCAAACCCCTCAACAACCTTTCGAGCTTCACGCTACGCCAGTCAAAAAAAAATCATACCTGTAAGAAATAACAGTCCCGACGAATGGTAGCCTGCAGTTCACCCAAGAGATATTGACAACATTTAAATCGAACCTAGTCTCTCCACTGAATACTCATTGACAGCAACAACGATAAACACTGAACTAATCCAAACCTCAAGCATCGCCCGCCCTTCCGGCTTTAGCGATTCGGAGAAAACAATGAAAGCCTTTATCACAGTTTTCATTCTGTGTTGTTTGAGCGCCTGCGCGCACCCACTACCTTCCACTCTTACAACACCTACTGTCGTCCTATATGGGAGAGGAGGGATTGTTGATCTGAACTGTAGAATCTCATTAACTCCGGGAACCCATAAGCTTGGAATAACCAATAGCTGCAAACAAGACAATGACTTTCACTTCGTTATTGAGAACCCCAGAGAAGGAGTGAGCTTCACCTTCTTCGCCGACGAGGATTGCATCCGCAACCCTCCGGACAATCTCAACCTGGGAAATATCAAATACAGAATTGTCGATCCGATCCATGGGCAACCGACTGATATGACAGGGATTGATCAGGGTCGAGGTGTACCGCCTGGAACGGAGATAAATCCCGGCATCGTCCTCGTCGAGGGAAGCCTCGGGCTCCCCCCTGTAGAAGGTAGAGACAAATGTATTCTCGTTTCTGACTGAAAGCTCAACACGAATAGAACAGCATCTACCTTTTACAAGGAGAACTTGAGCATGCCACCTGCCAATAACAACAACGCTCTCGCTCATCGCCTAGCGGCAGGTGGCCTTTATTCTCAAGCCAGCAACTTCCTCGCTCATGTCAGTACCGGGGTTGATCCCCGCACGGGTCAATTCACGCTCTCGGCCAAACTACCTGGGCTGCAGGCCAACAATCTCGCCGGACCGGTTGTCAGTCTGTCGCTGCGCTTCAGCCCCCTCGAATCGCACTCTGACGTGGGGTTTGGTTACGGCTGGCAGTTGGGAGTATCGATGCTGGATCTGAACACCAACCGTCTCAGCCTGGTGACGGGTGAGCAATTTCGTCTGGATCGGCACAAATCGGACTTTTCCGATAACGGGTTGTTGGCGTTTCACGACCAGAAACTGCGCAGTTTTGTAGTGCGGCAGATCGGTATTGATGGGCGAATGTTTCGCGTCGAGCACAAGAGCGGTGACACCGAATGGCTGGAAGTACAGGAGCGTAGCGGCTTGGCGCTGGTCGTTCAGATGCGCTCACCCCAAGGGCGTCAGGCGTTCTTTAAATGGCTGCCCCGCGGCGACGGTCAGTTTGATCTGGAGAGCATTTGGGATGAGCGCGGCCCTGCGCTTCCGTTGTTGAAGGTCGTCACAAACCGGGAAGGCGTGATCTTTAGCGCATTTCCCGGCACTGATAGCGAGTCGGCGATTACCCTGCAACGAGTGAATGGCCAACTCACTTATCTCATCCTGCCTGACGGCGACAGTCGCTGGACGTTCGAATATTTGAGCGACCCGGACAGCGGCCTGTTGTTTCCCAACCGTGTACGCGGCCCGCTGGGAAGTGAAGACACCATGACATACGCGACCGGTGACCAGGGCCACCGTCTTCCACCCGGCGCACCTATCCAATGGCTGCCAAGAATCAACAGTCACCGACATGCTCCCGGTGCCGGGCAACCGGAAATCTATCGCGAATACACTTACGTCGGTACCTCCAACTTTCTCGGTGGTGACGTTGCACCACCCGGAGGCTGGCAGGACGGAACCGACAATCTTTACCGGATGACCAATTATCACTACACCAGCATTGAAACCGTCATGAATGCAAAGGGTGAAATCCTGGCCACCGCCGAAAGGACCTGGAACCGCTTTCACCTGCAAATCACTGAAGTGATGACTCGTTACAGCTCTCTATTGCAAAACGGCCAGATGATCACCCAACAAAAAACCATCACCCATAAAACAGTTTATGGCGACGACCCACATAAAAGCTGGGAGGAACAGCCAGCGTGGTTCCAACTGCCAGTAGCGGCGTCGAAGATCTATACGGATGGTGTGCAGCTACCGAGGGAAATTCGTGAGGAAACTGACTACGACGACTATGGGAATATTCTGCAAAAGCGCTATTCGGATGGTCGTGTCGAAACCTCGAATTACTACCCTCTGAACGGTGGTGACGGCTGCCCGGATGACGGTGGTCTGTTTGTCCGTTGGATCGAAAACAAGACGCTGACTCCCGCCACTCCTGCCGCCGGGGCGCTGCCCATAAAAACGACTTACCAATATTCGCTGCTTCCCCGGAGAAACCCTGACGACGTACAGAGCCTGGTTGCTCACCTGGAAACAGCAGTGGCACTTGCCCTTCCACAAGAGCAGCTGATCGGAATAACCGAGCAAATTTGGGACACTGACATTGACAGTGCGTTTTTCGGCCAGCCAGTTCAAACCGTCAACACCTATAACGGCTTTGTCACCACGACAACATTCAAACGCATACTTGATGCCGAGGGGGTGGGTGAAATCCAGACCCGGACGGGACATGATGGTTTAGCGGTAAATACCTCCACTCTGCGTAATTCGCTGACAGGTTTGACGCTGGCCGAAGTCAACGAAAACGGAGTCAAGACGACATTCGCCTATGATCTACTGGGACGCGTTGTAATGCGAACCTCCTCGGCAGGTTCACCTTATGAAGTGACCAACAAGTGCAGTTACAGCACTGCCGGCAGCAATCACAAAGGCCCTGTGTTTGTTGAGGAGAGCGATATTACCCGGCAAAAACTTCGCCGATATCTGGATGGCAGCGGCAGGACCGTGCGCGAGGAACGGCAAGACATCGATATCACCGGCGAGGCATTTTGCGAAGTGTGGTCTTGCACTTACGACCATGACGGTAACGTTTGCACTGAGACCGCCCAGGATTGGCTACCAGGACGAGACAACCCGATTCGGCTGACCACAACCAATGAACCCGATAGTTGGGGGCAAGTCGCCGTAAAGAGGCAACCCGACGGCACCAGCCATCACGCGAACTTCGACCCGATCAGCCTGAACAGCCGTCATTGGCAGCAGGACCGCAACGGCAAAAGCAGCGGCGAAACGGAAGTGATCCGTAACCTGGCGGGCAAAGTCGAAAAAGTCACCCTGCGCGAACCAAGCGCCGACAACGGAGAGCCCGGTGCCGTACTACGTACTGAAAGCTGGACCTTCGACGGTCTTTACCGCCCCATCGGCCATAAGGTCGAAGCTGATGGCTTGACTACCTTGACCCGGATAGAACGCGATGTATTGGGCCGGACAACGGCCTTCATTCGCGAAGATTCGACCATCGTGCGCTGGACCTACGCGGCTCACAGTGAAGGCGAGCATCCGGTGAAAGTCACCTTGACCTCACCCGACGGTCGCGAACAGGTATTGGCGGAACAGACATTCGATAGCCTGGGCCGCCCGGTCAGCCGCCGGTCAGGAGATCAGACTGAAACACTCCATTACCTGGAAGGGCAACTGCCACCCGCTTCCGCGACACAATCCGATGGGCGACTGGTCAGACTGTCTTATGAAAGGTTTCTCGATAACGCCCTGATTTCAGCTGTGCCCGAGGGTGATCGCGGAGTGTCATATCAGTTCCGTCCGCCAGAAGGTTTTCTAACGCAAGTAACAGGTGGGTTGGGCGTTATCAAACATGAATACTCCGAAGCCGGGCGCCTGATCAAGGAAGACTGGACGGTGGCAAATGAAACCCATACCAACACCTCCCGCCAGTCGCTGCTCGGACGGGCCTTGGGTTTCACAGATGTCGGAGGTACGGAACATCTGGTTGAGTACGACGATTTCGGCCGGCCAACCGTTCAGAAATCAGGGTCGGTCATAGTCACGTCTGACTATGATGCTGCTGGCCGGGTTCACATCATTACCACCCTGGATACCGAAAAGAACAAAAGCCTGCAGCAGACACTGTCCTACGATGCTTTCGGCAGAGAACTGAAGCGCACCTGGCTGAGCAATGGCAGCGGTTCTGATCAAGCAACGGCGCAAACGCTGACATATACAGGCAGAGACAAAGTTGCATCACGTCGCTGGGAGATGGCAGACGTTCTGCGCAGCGACGAACATTACACCTATGACCTCCGGGGGCGACTGCTCACAACTTCGGCCTCCGGACCCGATGCCCCGCTGGACAAGCGAACGGGTAAAAGAATCAGGCAACAAATGTTCACATTGAATGACTTGGACGGTTACCAGCAACTGGAGACTACCTACGCCGACAACACCCGCAACACCATGACTTTCACCTATGACGACTTCGCCCCGGATCGCCCGATATCCATCATCCACCGTGGGGTCCAGGATATCGATATCGACTTGGCCTGGGATGTTGCTGGCAGGTTGAAAACGGAGCGCCACAACGGTGTGCTGTATCGTCAGCTCGAATGGGATTCAAACGGGCGTGTGCGCAAGATCACAGAAAACGGTGTCATCAGCCATTACCGCTACGACCCTTTGGGACGCCTGGCAGAACAGGAAATCGAAGGCGCAAATGCCCGCCGATTTTATGCTGGCAATCAAGTCGTTAACGAACGATCTGCCAATGGTGCACTGTTGACGCTGGTACGATCTGCAAACGCTGTGTTTGCCGAAAGTCGGCTGAGTGAATCGATACGCAGCGTGCTGTTGACCGGCACTGATGGTCAAGGCTCTGTCCGCCTGGAGAATGACAGCGAGAATCGCTTGATCAGTTACACGGCGCATGGCTCCGATGACGGCTCGGCACATAGCCGAATCGGCTACGCCGGTGAGCTCCGCGATCTGGCGACCAGTCTCTATCACCCCGGCAGCTACCGTCCTTACTCCCCGGAACTGATGCTGTTTCTGGCACCTGACAGCCGCAGCCCAATGGATGAGGGAGGGCTGAACCGGTATGCCTATTGCGGTGCGGATCCCATCAACCGGATCGATCCTGCCGGCCAATCCTTCTGGAGCTGGTTAGGTGTCATAGTCGCCACAGTAACGGGAGCAGTACTCATGGCTGCATCGTTCGGAGTATTCGCGCCGGTGGGAGCTGCAATGATTGCGGCGGTGGCAGGGGTGATGACGGCCGCGTCTACCGGAGCAGTCATTTCAGCCGTCGTAATCGGGGCAGTGGCGGTGGCAAAAACGATGACTTTCATAGTCGTCGTTGCGGTGGCTTCTGCATCCCTGGGATCAATATCGTTACTGACAGGGCTCGCCGTCCCGATAATGGAGGAAACAGGAAATCGGCAGGCAGCGGAAATTCTGGGCTGGATTTCATTGGGCACAGGGTTGGCATCGTCAGTAACACTACTCGCACCGTCAGCCATCAAGGCCTCGAACAAAGTCATGAGCCTTGTAGGAAAATGGGCACGTGCAGCTAATACTTCTGCTGCCAAAGATTTTTCAATGT includes these proteins:
- a CDS encoding RHS repeat domain-containing protein, coding for MPPANNNNALAHRLAAGGLYSQASNFLAHVSTGVDPRTGQFTLSAKLPGLQANNLAGPVVSLSLRFSPLESHSDVGFGYGWQLGVSMLDLNTNRLSLVTGEQFRLDRHKSDFSDNGLLAFHDQKLRSFVVRQIGIDGRMFRVEHKSGDTEWLEVQERSGLALVVQMRSPQGRQAFFKWLPRGDGQFDLESIWDERGPALPLLKVVTNREGVIFSAFPGTDSESAITLQRVNGQLTYLILPDGDSRWTFEYLSDPDSGLLFPNRVRGPLGSEDTMTYATGDQGHRLPPGAPIQWLPRINSHRHAPGAGQPEIYREYTYVGTSNFLGGDVAPPGGWQDGTDNLYRMTNYHYTSIETVMNAKGEILATAERTWNRFHLQITEVMTRYSSLLQNGQMITQQKTITHKTVYGDDPHKSWEEQPAWFQLPVAASKIYTDGVQLPREIREETDYDDYGNILQKRYSDGRVETSNYYPLNGGDGCPDDGGLFVRWIENKTLTPATPAAGALPIKTTYQYSLLPRRNPDDVQSLVAHLETAVALALPQEQLIGITEQIWDTDIDSAFFGQPVQTVNTYNGFVTTTTFKRILDAEGVGEIQTRTGHDGLAVNTSTLRNSLTGLTLAEVNENGVKTTFAYDLLGRVVMRTSSAGSPYEVTNKCSYSTAGSNHKGPVFVEESDITRQKLRRYLDGSGRTVREERQDIDITGEAFCEVWSCTYDHDGNVCTETAQDWLPGRDNPIRLTTTNEPDSWGQVAVKRQPDGTSHHANFDPISLNSRHWQQDRNGKSSGETEVIRNLAGKVEKVTLREPSADNGEPGAVLRTESWTFDGLYRPIGHKVEADGLTTLTRIERDVLGRTTAFIREDSTIVRWTYAAHSEGEHPVKVTLTSPDGREQVLAEQTFDSLGRPVSRRSGDQTETLHYLEGQLPPASATQSDGRLVRLSYERFLDNALISAVPEGDRGVSYQFRPPEGFLTQVTGGLGVIKHEYSEAGRLIKEDWTVANETHTNTSRQSLLGRALGFTDVGGTEHLVEYDDFGRPTVQKSGSVIVTSDYDAAGRVHIITTLDTEKNKSLQQTLSYDAFGRELKRTWLSNGSGSDQATAQTLTYTGRDKVASRRWEMADVLRSDEHYTYDLRGRLLTTSASGPDAPLDKRTGKRIRQQMFTLNDLDGYQQLETTYADNTRNTMTFTYDDFAPDRPISIIHRGVQDIDIDLAWDVAGRLKTERHNGVLYRQLEWDSNGRVRKITENGVISHYRYDPLGRLAEQEIEGANARRFYAGNQVVNERSANGALLTLVRSANAVFAESRLSESIRSVLLTGTDGQGSVRLENDSENRLISYTAHGSDDGSAHSRIGYAGELRDLATSLYHPGSYRPYSPELMLFLAPDSRSPMDEGGLNRYAYCGADPINRIDPAGQSFWSWLGVIVATVTGAVLMAASFGVFAPVGAAMIAAVAGVMTAASTGAVISAVVIGAVAVAKTMTFIVVVAVASASLGSISLLTGLAVPIMEETGNRQAAEILGWISLGTGLASSVTLLAPSAIKASNKVMSLVGKWARAANTSAAKDFSMSAGNVLYAPPGQPPVVFYDDLYGQGILAYQTHGNPAGQLMDTSGVMRPASYVAMTDIAPRLTGLNRAPDEPILLLACFSGRSGAAQEVANALQRPVIGFPEANAVYIRNYSTMNELWRADDYYPNANLITQDASGTIAWIQRLFGVQNREVAPMRRYTPNL